GGAACGGATGCAACACGTGCAGGACCGGCTGCTTGCCGCCGAGGCGACCGGGACCGCCGGGGACGGTCTGGTCAGCATCACCCTGACCGCGCGCGGGGAGGTGCGGCAGGTGTTCGTCGACCCCAGCCTCGCCGACCCCGCACGGTTGGGAACGTTGGAGGAGTTGTTGGCCGAGGCCTTCACCCGAGCCAACGAGGCGATGCGACGGCTGACCGACGACGGCATACGCCCGCTCATGCAGGACCTGGCCTGGCTGACCGACCGGCTGCCGAACTGACCGACGCGCACACCCGTCACGGCTGGTAACAGCTCATGATCAGCGTGGCCAGCTCGCCAAGCTCCGCGCCGCGGTCGGGGTACCGGGTGTTCAAGAGGTCGCGCAGGTGGCGGGCCCACTCTGTCGCGTCGTTCCCGTCGCGCAGGTACGCCCGGTTGTTCATGATGAGCCGGCGGGCCTCCGGGGGAATGATGGGCCCGTCGCCCCGCGCGCCGGCAGGCCGGCCCAGGCTGATCCTCAGCGCCTCCAGCACCGCCGCGTCCGCGCCGTACGACGGATCCTCGTCCGCGCCGTTCGCGAGTTCGACAAGCGGTTCCAGGGGCACGTCCGGCCCGGACCCCAACCACGCGACCAGCCGCTCGCGGCGGGTCTGGGGGTCCGGCTCGGTGAGGTACTCGAACGAGCGGGCCGTCTGGGTCTGCTCGGCCATCTTGAGGATCGCCCGGTAGACGCCGGCGTTGTTCCCGGCCGGCTGATCGGTGCCGGCGGCGAGGTCCGGGGCGGGGTGCCGTTGGAGGATCCGGTCGAGCGCGGCCTGGTTCTCCGGACGCAGCAGCTCCGCGCGACGGTCCCGGAAGATCTCCCGCCGGCGGGTCCAGTTCGACGCCGCCAGCCACTCGTGCAGCTCAGCGGAGAGCACGTCGCCGTACGCGGGTCCGACCCCGGTGCCGGCGGCGAGGTCCAGAGCGGCACCGACGCTCTTGACCCGCGCGGGCTCGGCGGGCTCCGGGAGGCGCACCTCCCAGAGCCAGTCGAGGCCGCGCAGCACGAGCGCGCCGGCACCGGCTGCCGAGGGCGTCTCGTCGGCGATCCGCCGTACGAGCGGCACGCCGTACCGCGCGAGCAGCGCATGGTCGCCCTCGGCGGGTTCGCCGGCGAAGACGACCACCGGCCGTACGCCCAGCTCGTAGTACGCCTCAAGGGCGCCGTTCAGATCGCCCCGGATCCGCCTGGCCTGAACCGGTCCGGCGCCCCGGCCGACCACGACCACGGGGGACTCGGACCAGGTGACCGCGTCCCCGCCCGAAGCCGTCCCCGTACGCGCCGCGGCCAGCCGTCGCGCGGCGGCGGCGACCGGAGCCAGAAAGCCCTCATCCGGCCTCGGCCCCACCAGGACCAACACCTGCTCGACCGTGGCACGCCGGGGCAGGCGGGGCCGCCGACCCGACGTGTTTGGCCGAGGCGGCTGCCCACTCCGCGAAAGGTCCTCGGTCCCGGGATTGGCCTGGGCGGGGCCGCCGGAGAGGCGTACGGGGCGCATCAGCTCACCGAGTCGCCAGTCCCCCGCCGGTTCCCCGGCAGACTCGTCGTGCGACAGCCCCAGGCGCGTCAGCACATCGTCGGGCAGCCGCACGATTTCCAGGCGCGGACCGCCTTCTCC
The nucleotide sequence above comes from Micromonospora luteifusca. Encoded proteins:
- a CDS encoding YbaB/EbfC family nucleoid-associated protein, with the translated sequence MQPQQEPFGLEAFAQQTREMQERMQHVQDRLLAAEATGTAGDGLVSITLTARGEVRQVFVDPSLADPARLGTLEELLAEAFTRANEAMRRLTDDGIRPLMQDLAWLTDRLPN